The genomic window TCCCGTGGCCTTCATCTGGGTCCCCAAGGTCCTGTCCGCGGTGGGGAACTTGTCAAAGGGCCATCGTGGGACCTTTAGCACCACATAATCCAAGGCTGGCTCGAAACCCGCGCAGGTGGTACCGGTTACGGGGTTTGGGATCTCGTCCAGGGCATACCCAATGGCGATCTTCGTGGCCACCTTGGCGATGGGGTAACCCGTGGCCTTGGAAGCCAGGGCGCTGGACCTGCTTACCCTGGGGTTCACCTCAATCACGTGGTAGTCTGAGCCATGGGGGTTCAGGGCAAACTGGACGTTGCAGCCACCCTCTATTCCGAGGTCACTGATGATGGCAAAGGCCGCAGATCGCAGCATCTGGTGCTCTCCATCGGACAGGGTCTGGCTCGGGGCCACCACTATGCTGTCCCCGGTATGTACCCCCATGGGATCCAGGTTCTCTATGTTGCACACAGCGACGCAGTTGCCCTTGCCATCCCTCATGACCTCGTATTCTATCTCCTTGTGGCCAACCAGGCTCTTCTCCACAAGCACCTGCCGGGTTGGGCTTGCCCTGAGGCCCCGCGCGGCAAGGCGCCGTAGTTCCTGGGGGTCCCTGGCCAAGCCTCCCCCTGTGCCCCCCAGGGTATAGGCGGGGCGCACCACAACGGGAAGGCCTATGGAACCAGCCGCATCGAGCACAGCCTCGACAGATGTACATATCTCGCTGGGAGGGACTGGCTGTCCCAAGTCACGCATGGTGTCCCGGAAGGCCTCCCTGTCCTCACCCCGGACTATGGCATCCAGGGGTGTTCCCAGGAGGCTCACCCCGTATCTCTCCAGGACCCCCTTCTTAGCCAGTTCTACCGCCAGGTTGAGCCCTGTCTGGCCGCCTAGGGTAGCGAGCAAGCCCTGGGGCCTCTCCCTGGCGATGATAGCCTCTGCGTACTGGCAGTTTAAAGGCTCAAGGTAGACGCGGTCGGCCACACCGGTGTCCGTCATGATGGTAGCCGGGTTTGAGTTATGAAGGACGACCTTGATGCCTTCCTCCCTCAGGGCAGCGCAGGCTTGGGTGCCAGCGTAGTCAAACTCCGCCGCCTGGCCTATTACGATGGGGCCAGACCCAATCACCATGACCTTGTCCAGATTCAAGCCTTCATTCCTCCCCCTGTCCCTATCAAAAAGGCGGCCTCTCAGGGGAGGTTCCCCGAGACTTGCCGCCCTGTTCATGATTATAACTATCTGTGTATAATCATGCAACTGTTTCTATGAATTCCTGCCTCTGTGAATTCCGGCCCGGTTGTGCGAACCCTTGGTTGGAGGACCTGGACAATCCCCGGGTCCTTCAGAAGCAGTACCCAAAACGTTAATGTTACCAAGGATGGCTGAACCTCTTGAGAGACCCCTCCTGGGTGCGTTTTGAGTTCAAACTCGCCCATTCCCAGTTGTGGGTCTCCCTCCCTCCTACCAAAAACCTTTATCCTGATCTACTTTACTCCAAACGACAGCCTCTCCGCTGGTGAGTGGCAATCTACTACTCATCGTAGATACGCTTAAGCTGTTGAAGCCTGCATTCCCGGCCGAATACTCCACTCTTTCGGGCAACCTGTGGCGCCTTTTCGGGTGAGCCCTTTCCATCCTACCTCACTAGGGGGTAGGTTTTTGGGGGCAAAGGCCCATAAAGCTCAGGTATGCATTGGAGTCGAATAGCAGTATCACCACTCGCTTCAGGGGACCTGGGTCAGAAAAGCCGATGATCTCCTCCAGCATCACCCGGCCCGCCTCCTCCAGTGAAAACCCTCCAACTCCAGTTCCCAGCGCCGGAAAGGCAATGCTGCCGACACCCAGCTCCACAGCCCTCTCCAGGCTTGCCCGGGTGGATCTCCTGATGTACTCCTCGCTTGTTCTGAGATCCTCGCCCATGGTAACTGCGTGGATCACATGCCGTGCCTTCAGAGCGCCAGCTCCCGTTGCCACGGCGTCACCCACAGCTATGGGGCCCTTTGAGACCGCCTCCCGTTCGATCTCGGTCCCACCCTTACGCTTGATGGCCCCCGCCACACCGCCACCCATCCAGAGGTGGTTGTTGGCAGCGTTAACAATGGCATCCACATCAGCTTCTGTAAGATCGCCAACTCCCACCTGGATCTCTAGAGGGCCTGACCTGAATGTCTTCCCTTCCAAGCGAACAGCCCCCCCACAGGCCTTTACGTGCCCATCTTCCAGGAACCCATGTACTCCCGCTGAGATTCCGTAAGTTCTTCGACCCTCATGCCCATGGCCAGCATCTTGAGCCGGGCGACCTCCCGGTCAATCTCCAGGGGCACACCATATACCCTATTCTCCAGGGCGGGCCTCTCCTTCACCAACCACTCCACAGCGAGCGCCTGGTTGGCGAAACTCATGTCCATGACCTCGGCCGGGTGCCCCTCGGCGGCCGCCAGGTTTATGAGCCTCCCATCACCCAGCACATACAGGCGCCTGCCATCAGGCATCTCGTACTCAGACACACCCTCCCTGACCCCAGGAGACCGCCGGGCCACTCCAGCGAGGGCCTCTACATCTATCTCCACATCGAAGTGCCCGGAATTGGCCAGTATGGCACCGTCCTTCATAAGGCCAAAGTGGCGGGTGTCAATCACGCCCCTGTTCCCTGTGACGGTAACGAAGACATCCCCCACAGATGCCGCCTCTTCCATCGAACCCACCTGGTATCCGTCCATGGCTGCCTCCAGCGCCCGTAACGGGTCTGCCTCAACCACCATAACCCGGGCACCCATGCCGCGGGCCCTGGACGCAAGGCCCTTGCCGCACCAGCCGTACCCTGCCACCACGAAGACCCTGCCAGCCAGCAGGA from Bacillota bacterium includes these protein-coding regions:
- the ahcY gene encoding adenosylhomocysteinase, encoding MDLLVKGEGRIEWAARRMPVLSAIRHRFAEERPLEGIRLGACLHVTTETANLMLALKDGGAQVALCASNPLSTQDDVALALRESFSIEVHAQRGVDNNTYYRHVRAVASTKPHVTMDDGADLVAALHGETSQWSSEVMAGTEETTTGVNRLRAMAEDGALRYPIIAVNDALTKHMFDNRYGTGQSTIDGILRATNILLAGRVFVVAGYGWCGKGLASRARGMGARVMVVEADPLRALEAAMDGYQVGSMEEAASVGDVFVTVTGNRGVIDTRHFGLMKDGAILANSGHFDVEIDVEALAGVARRSPGVREGVSEYEMPDGRRLYVLGDGRLINLAAAEGHPAEVMDMSFANQALAVEWLVKERPALENRVYGVPLEIDREVARLKMLAMGMRVEELTESQREYMGSWKMGT
- a CDS encoding macro domain-containing protein; translated protein: MEGKTFRSGPLEIQVGVGDLTEADVDAIVNAANNHLWMGGGVAGAIKRKGGTEIEREAVSKGPIAVGDAVATGAGALKARHVIHAVTMGEDLRTSEEYIRRSTRASLERAVELGVGSIAFPALGTGVGGFSLEEAGRVMLEEIIGFSDPGPLKRVVILLFDSNAYLSFMGLCPQKPTP